A window of Tautonia plasticadhaerens contains these coding sequences:
- a CDS encoding DUF1553 domain-containing protein: MSIAARLGLLAACLLPAPAVAAPADGLALLPGSAALDGPKASQRFLVEHLDASGLLSGEATAGATFSISNPNIAAVSPEGVVTPVSDGVATLTAAVGGRTATALVRVRDADRDEPRSFRNHVLPVMTRFGCNQGSCHGAAAGKNGFRLTLRGYGPELDYDALTRQAAARRIDKTSPAESLMLLKATGAVEHGGGPLFAPGSADYRVIAEWIGAGLPAPTEDDPRIDAVEAFPPAVSLRPGDTQQILVRASYTDGRTADVTRWAKFGTTDETVATVDDSGRLTVVGPGEGAVTVWFDSRVALSSVTVPHDRSIDETIFAEAPRHNRVDELNLDTLAALRIPPSPPCDDATFLRRAYVDATGTLPAAEEVDAFLADDDPDKRAKLVDRLIGSEAFVDYWAYKWSDLLLVSSRNLPAPAMWSFYRFIRRSVAENRPWDDFARDVLTAKGSTLDDGAGNYFVIHRDPIELTENASMAFLGLAMTCARCHNHPLEKWTQDQYYGFANLFGRVKLKDGDLGAAVGDVEVIPASSGDIPHPRRGDPMAPQPLDAEPVPLDAPGDRREALADWLESPDNPYFAPALVNRVWANFFSRGLVDPEDDLRATNPPSDRALMDWLVADFRSHDYDVRHLIRTIMTSASYQRSSAPVPGNEGDTKFLSRYVPRRLPAEVLLDAMSWVAEVPTAFPGYPAGWRSLQLPDAQVANPFLDSFGRPARNDTCSCERSDEPSLAQALHLANGDTLNEKLRHDNSAPARLAASNAPFSEVLDLLFKSALSRAPTDDERSRILPMLESALADAETDEDRAAARRRAIEDLYWATLTGNEFLFNH, from the coding sequence ATGAGCATCGCCGCCCGCCTCGGCCTCCTGGCCGCCTGCCTGCTCCCGGCCCCGGCCGTCGCCGCTCCGGCCGACGGCCTCGCCCTGCTGCCCGGGTCGGCCGCGCTCGACGGCCCGAAGGCGTCCCAGCGATTCCTGGTCGAGCACCTCGACGCCTCCGGCCTCCTCTCGGGAGAGGCGACGGCCGGGGCCACCTTCTCGATCAGCAACCCGAACATCGCCGCCGTCTCCCCCGAGGGGGTCGTCACCCCCGTCTCCGACGGCGTCGCCACCCTGACCGCCGCCGTCGGCGGCCGGACCGCGACGGCCCTGGTCCGCGTCCGCGATGCCGACCGGGACGAGCCCCGGAGCTTCCGCAATCACGTCCTGCCGGTGATGACCAGGTTCGGCTGCAATCAGGGCTCCTGTCACGGCGCCGCCGCGGGCAAGAACGGCTTCCGCCTCACCCTCCGGGGCTACGGGCCCGAGCTGGACTACGACGCCCTCACCCGGCAGGCCGCCGCCCGGAGGATCGACAAGACCTCCCCGGCCGAGAGCCTGATGCTGCTGAAGGCCACCGGCGCCGTCGAGCACGGCGGCGGCCCGCTGTTCGCCCCGGGCTCGGCCGACTACCGGGTCATCGCCGAGTGGATCGGCGCCGGCCTACCCGCCCCGACCGAGGACGACCCCCGGATCGACGCCGTCGAGGCGTTCCCCCCCGCCGTCTCGCTCCGGCCCGGCGACACCCAGCAGATCCTCGTCCGCGCCTCCTACACCGACGGCCGGACCGCCGACGTGACCCGATGGGCCAAGTTCGGCACCACCGACGAGACCGTCGCCACCGTCGACGACTCCGGCAGGCTCACCGTCGTCGGCCCCGGCGAGGGGGCCGTCACCGTCTGGTTCGACAGCCGGGTCGCCCTGTCGAGCGTCACCGTCCCCCACGACCGATCGATCGATGAAACGATCTTCGCCGAGGCCCCCCGGCACAACCGGGTCGATGAGCTGAACCTCGACACGCTCGCCGCGCTGAGGATCCCTCCGTCCCCGCCCTGCGACGACGCCACCTTCCTCCGCCGGGCGTATGTCGACGCCACCGGCACCCTCCCCGCCGCCGAGGAGGTCGACGCCTTCCTCGCCGACGACGACCCCGACAAGCGAGCGAAGCTCGTCGACCGGCTGATAGGCAGCGAGGCGTTCGTCGATTACTGGGCCTACAAGTGGTCCGACCTACTCCTGGTCTCCTCCCGGAACCTCCCCGCCCCGGCGATGTGGAGCTTCTACCGGTTCATCCGCCGGAGCGTGGCCGAGAACCGCCCCTGGGACGACTTCGCCCGCGACGTCCTCACCGCCAAGGGCAGCACCCTCGACGACGGCGCCGGCAATTACTTCGTCATCCACCGGGATCCGATCGAGCTGACCGAGAACGCCAGCATGGCCTTCCTCGGCCTGGCGATGACCTGCGCCCGGTGCCACAACCACCCGCTGGAGAAGTGGACCCAGGACCAGTATTACGGCTTCGCCAACCTCTTCGGCCGGGTGAAGCTCAAGGACGGCGACCTCGGCGCCGCCGTCGGCGACGTGGAGGTCATCCCCGCCTCCTCCGGCGACATCCCCCACCCCCGCCGGGGCGACCCGATGGCCCCCCAGCCCCTGGACGCCGAGCCGGTGCCCCTGGACGCCCCCGGGGACCGCCGGGAGGCCCTGGCAGACTGGCTCGAATCCCCCGACAACCCCTACTTCGCCCCCGCCTTGGTCAACCGGGTCTGGGCCAACTTCTTCTCCCGAGGGCTCGTCGACCCCGAGGACGACCTCCGGGCCACCAACCCCCCCTCCGACCGGGCCCTGATGGACTGGCTGGTCGCCGACTTCCGCTCGCATGATTACGACGTCCGCCACCTGATCCGGACCATTATGACCTCCGCCTCTTACCAGCGCTCCTCCGCCCCCGTCCCCGGCAACGAGGGCGACACGAAGTTCCTCAGCCGGTACGTCCCCCGACGCCTCCCGGCCGAGGTGCTGCTGGACGCCATGTCCTGGGTGGCCGAGGTCCCCACCGCATTCCCCGGCTATCCCGCCGGCTGGCGGAGCCTCCAGCTCCCCGACGCCCAGGTCGCCAACCCCTTCCTCGACTCCTTCGGCCGCCCCGCCCGCAACGACACCTGCTCCTGCGAGCGCTCCGACGAGCCGTCGCTCGCCCAGGCCCTCCATTTGGCCAACGGCGACACCCTCAACGAGAAATTACGCCACGACAATTCCGCCCCCGCCCGCCTGGCCGCGTCGAATGCCCCCTTCTCGGAGGTGCTCGACCTCCTGTTCAAATCCGCCCTGTCCCGGGCCCCGACCGACGACGAGCGCTCCCGCATCCTCCCCATGCTCGAATCCGCCCTCGCCGACGCCGAGACCGACGAGGACCGGGCCGCCGCCCGCCGCCGGGCCATCGAGGACCTCTACTGGGCCACCCTGACCGGCAACGAGTTCCTGTTCAACCATTGA
- a CDS encoding c-type cytochrome domain-containing protein, translating into MAPLLALIIAAPTILPTTTADDPAPVRFLEDVAPILVSRCVSCHRDGDEQGGLNLGTFARLREGGAIEGDLILLPGEPEESHLVRVLRPDAAIRMPFEQDPLPDDQIDLIARWIAEGASIGDVAEDARLASLVDPLANLPEVAVTAAVADPASAVAFGPEGSRLLAARGDQILLLDPADGSTLHSLSGFEGTANAVAFGPDGRLAVAAGGRPGLFGAIAVWDLETGNVVNSWRGHADAILDAALAPDGRTLATSSYDRLVMLWDLETGAEIRTLKEHTDAVYAVAFSPDGSTLASASGDRTVKLWDPATGRRIVSLGDASAELYAVAFGPDGSTVLAGGADRTIRQWTRSGDSATLSRSAIAHDAAVLDLLVSPDGSRLVSTGEDAAVKLWSLPKLGPIAALPSQPDWPLAAALSPPGDRIALGRYDGSLALLPADPGATPNDALALLTAPGDEPPDAVPEETSPEPPKPELVRRPSLGPPAPKGSERGRTLTVNLSGNGVGLANAVVFDDPSLSASILASDDPDPNRLHVELTIPPDARIGRHAFRVQTPLGVPAPQGFAVYDAPERAEVEPNDDADQATALPIPATLSGAIETPGDVDFLGFQAKAGRTIVLLDRGQALGSALDPTLELLTPDGRVVARGRSPLSHAAEADGPLTLRVADRQFGGSGNHFYRIEVGEIPVLDDAFPIGVEVGTSAEVAVSGPNLETASVSVAAPPGIAPGSILPVPAAGPDGRPAEGGPRVVAAEGSQVVEIEPDDEPCCGVALAVPGGASARIDLPGDVDHYTFEARRGRPLVVEVFGRRLGTEVDPVLEILDADGDPIPLAVLRPVARSAVAFRDHDASQDRMRLTRWDEFSQDDYLLIGRELTRLLDLPRNPDDDAFLWTAGGRRLTYLGTTPEQHPQDRPIDQVEIHPPGTTFPPGGAEPVTLEHRNDDAPFLGKDASLAFNPPADGTYSVRVADARGLAGPGFGYHVVVRPPRPDFATSLSTEDPDIPRGGASVVTVNVRRVDGFDGPIDLRVEGLPPGITATPSRVEAGHYAADLLLSASMDAPTYSPPSWRVIAEAAVDGPGGEVLRHEINPGGPSGGRITVTPEPDLTVRSDRDRVVLRPGGRVELTFRIERPPAFSGRVPIDVRNLPHGVRVLNIGLNGVLITESEVERTVSLYAEPWVEPAERPIFAVGKVEAAGTDHPAPPITLVVSPDAP; encoded by the coding sequence ATGGCACCGCTCCTCGCCCTCATCATCGCCGCGCCGACGATTCTCCCGACCACGACGGCGGACGACCCGGCCCCCGTCCGGTTCCTCGAAGACGTGGCGCCGATCCTCGTCTCCCGGTGCGTCTCCTGCCACCGCGACGGCGACGAGCAGGGGGGCCTGAACCTGGGCACCTTCGCCCGCCTCAGGGAAGGCGGGGCGATCGAGGGGGACCTGATCCTCCTGCCCGGGGAGCCCGAGGAGAGCCACCTCGTCCGCGTCCTCCGGCCCGACGCCGCCATCCGGATGCCCTTCGAACAGGACCCGCTCCCCGACGACCAGATCGACCTCATCGCCCGGTGGATCGCCGAGGGGGCCTCGATCGGCGACGTGGCCGAGGACGCCCGGCTCGCCTCGCTCGTCGACCCCCTGGCCAACCTCCCCGAGGTCGCCGTCACCGCCGCCGTGGCCGACCCCGCCTCCGCCGTCGCCTTCGGGCCCGAAGGCTCCCGGCTGCTCGCCGCCCGGGGAGACCAGATCCTCCTGCTCGACCCGGCCGACGGCTCGACGCTCCATTCCCTGTCGGGCTTCGAGGGGACGGCCAACGCCGTCGCCTTCGGGCCCGACGGCCGGCTCGCCGTCGCCGCCGGGGGCCGCCCCGGCCTCTTCGGCGCGATCGCCGTCTGGGACCTGGAGACGGGGAACGTCGTCAATTCCTGGAGGGGCCACGCCGACGCCATCCTCGACGCCGCCCTCGCCCCCGACGGCCGGACCCTGGCCACGTCGAGCTACGATCGCCTGGTCATGCTCTGGGATCTCGAGACCGGCGCCGAGATCCGGACCCTCAAGGAGCACACCGATGCCGTCTACGCCGTCGCCTTCTCCCCCGACGGCTCGACGCTCGCCTCGGCCTCGGGGGACCGGACGGTGAAGCTCTGGGACCCGGCCACCGGCCGGCGGATCGTCTCGCTCGGCGACGCCTCGGCCGAGCTGTACGCCGTCGCCTTCGGGCCCGACGGCTCGACCGTGCTGGCCGGGGGCGCCGACCGGACCATCCGGCAGTGGACCCGATCCGGGGACTCGGCCACGCTCTCCCGGTCGGCCATCGCCCACGACGCCGCCGTGCTCGACCTGCTCGTCTCCCCCGACGGATCCCGACTCGTCTCCACCGGCGAGGACGCCGCGGTGAAGCTCTGGTCGCTCCCCAAGCTGGGGCCGATCGCCGCCCTGCCGAGCCAGCCCGACTGGCCCCTCGCCGCCGCGCTCAGCCCCCCCGGCGATCGGATCGCCCTCGGCCGATACGACGGCTCCCTCGCCCTGCTCCCCGCCGACCCCGGCGCGACACCCAACGACGCCCTCGCCCTGCTGACCGCCCCGGGGGACGAGCCCCCCGACGCCGTGCCCGAGGAAACCTCCCCCGAGCCCCCGAAGCCCGAACTGGTCCGACGCCCCTCGCTCGGCCCCCCCGCCCCGAAGGGGTCCGAGCGGGGCCGGACGCTCACGGTGAACCTGTCCGGAAACGGCGTCGGCCTCGCCAATGCGGTCGTCTTCGACGACCCGAGCCTCTCCGCCTCCATCCTGGCGAGCGACGACCCCGACCCGAACCGCCTGCACGTCGAGCTGACCATCCCCCCCGACGCCCGGATCGGCCGCCACGCCTTCCGCGTCCAGACCCCGCTCGGCGTACCCGCCCCGCAGGGCTTCGCCGTCTACGACGCCCCCGAACGCGCCGAGGTCGAGCCGAACGACGACGCCGACCAGGCCACCGCCCTCCCGATCCCCGCCACCCTCTCGGGGGCGATCGAGACGCCGGGCGACGTCGATTTCCTCGGCTTCCAGGCGAAGGCCGGGCGCACCATCGTCCTGCTCGACCGGGGCCAGGCCCTCGGCTCGGCGCTCGACCCGACCCTGGAGTTGCTCACCCCCGACGGCCGGGTCGTGGCCCGGGGCCGATCGCCCCTCTCCCACGCCGCCGAGGCCGACGGCCCGCTGACGCTCCGGGTGGCAGATCGCCAGTTCGGCGGCTCGGGCAATCACTTCTACCGGATCGAGGTCGGGGAGATCCCGGTGCTCGACGATGCGTTCCCGATCGGCGTCGAGGTCGGCACCTCGGCCGAGGTCGCGGTCTCGGGCCCGAACCTGGAGACCGCCTCGGTCTCCGTCGCCGCCCCTCCCGGGATCGCCCCCGGCTCCATCCTCCCCGTCCCCGCCGCCGGGCCCGACGGCCGACCGGCCGAGGGGGGGCCTCGGGTCGTCGCCGCCGAGGGGAGTCAGGTCGTCGAGATCGAGCCCGACGACGAGCCCTGCTGCGGCGTCGCGCTGGCCGTGCCCGGGGGCGCCTCGGCCCGGATCGACCTCCCCGGGGACGTGGACCATTACACCTTCGAGGCCCGCCGCGGCCGCCCCCTGGTCGTCGAGGTTTTCGGCCGTCGCCTGGGCACCGAGGTCGACCCGGTCCTGGAGATCCTCGACGCCGACGGCGACCCCATCCCCCTCGCCGTGCTCCGACCCGTCGCCCGGTCGGCGGTCGCCTTCCGGGACCACGACGCCTCGCAGGACCGCATGAGGCTGACCCGATGGGACGAGTTCTCCCAGGATGACTACCTCCTGATCGGCCGGGAGCTGACCCGGCTGCTCGACCTCCCGCGCAACCCGGACGACGACGCCTTCCTCTGGACCGCCGGGGGCCGCCGGCTCACCTACCTCGGCACCACCCCCGAGCAGCACCCGCAGGACCGGCCGATCGACCAGGTCGAGATCCACCCCCCCGGCACCACCTTCCCCCCCGGCGGCGCCGAGCCGGTCACGCTGGAGCACCGCAACGACGACGCCCCCTTCCTCGGCAAGGACGCCTCCCTCGCCTTCAACCCGCCCGCCGACGGCACCTATTCCGTCCGGGTCGCCGACGCCCGGGGGCTCGCCGGCCCCGGCTTCGGCTATCACGTCGTCGTCCGCCCCCCCCGGCCCGACTTCGCGACGTCGCTGAGCACCGAGGACCCGGACATCCCCCGCGGGGGCGCCTCGGTCGTCACCGTGAACGTCCGCCGGGTCGACGGCTTCGACGGCCCGATCGACCTCCGGGTCGAGGGCCTGCCGCCGGGGATCACCGCCACCCCGTCCCGGGTCGAGGCCGGCCACTATGCGGCCGACTTGCTGCTCTCGGCCTCGATGGACGCCCCCACCTACTCCCCCCCCTCCTGGCGGGTGATCGCCGAGGCCGCCGTCGACGGTCCCGGGGGCGAGGTCCTCCGCCACGAGATCAACCCCGGAGGCCCGAGCGGCGGCCGGATCACCGTCACCCCCGAGCCGGATCTGACCGTCCGATCCGACCGGGACCGGGTCGTCCTCCGGCCCGGCGGCCGGGTCGAGCTGACCTTCCGGATCGAGCGCCCCCCCGCCTTCTCGGGCCGGGTGCCGATCGACGTGAGGAACCTCCCCCACGGCGTCCGGGTGCTGAACATCGGCCTCAACGGCGTGCTCATCACCGAATCCGAGGTCGAGCGCACCGTCTCCCTCTACGCCGAGCCCTGGGTCGAGCCCGCCGAGCGGCCCATCTTCGCCGTCGGCAAGGTCGAGGCCGCCGGGACCGACCACCCCGCCCCGCCGATCACCCTGGTCGTCTCCCCCGACGCGCCCTAG
- a CDS encoding DUF1501 domain-containing protein yields the protein MYRLDANSPARFCDGLTRRDFLHAGSLAALGLTLPGLKAMEARGAVDRSREMNCIMLFLVGGPSQLDTWDMKPDAPSEIRGPFRPIDTAVPGVQVSEIFPKLAGIMDKVGLVRSVYHTATAVHDTGHQMMQTGRLFGNGAIQYPHVGSVLSFLKGPNGDVPPHVVMPRPIGNTGGNMPHGQDAGFLGKSYDPFVLGADPSAKDFKVPDLLPPDYVSGVRESRRRSLRDAIDGATRSFEASEDARLLDENFQRAYGLMSSKEAREAFALDAEPDAMKDRYGRTRFGQSCLLARRLIERGTRFVTVNMFETVFNEITWDIHGSAPFSPIDCYKDEVGPNFDTAYSALISDLYERGMLENTLVLAFGEFGRTPKINPAGGRDHHPACWSVLFAGGPVRGGTVVGASDEIGHAPKDRPVSTAEVAATIFDGLGVDLGTELPGPQGRPIRVVDHGVEPIRELF from the coding sequence ATGTATCGACTCGATGCGAACTCGCCCGCCCGATTCTGCGACGGGCTGACCCGCCGCGACTTCCTCCACGCCGGATCCCTCGCCGCGCTCGGCCTGACGCTGCCCGGCCTGAAGGCGATGGAGGCGAGGGGGGCCGTCGACCGATCCCGGGAGATGAACTGCATCATGCTGTTCCTGGTCGGCGGGCCCAGCCAGCTCGACACCTGGGACATGAAGCCCGACGCCCCGAGCGAGATCCGGGGGCCCTTCCGCCCCATCGACACCGCCGTGCCGGGCGTCCAGGTCAGCGAGATCTTCCCGAAGCTCGCCGGCATCATGGACAAGGTCGGCCTCGTCCGGTCGGTCTACCACACGGCGACCGCCGTGCACGACACCGGCCACCAGATGATGCAGACCGGCCGCCTCTTCGGCAACGGCGCCATCCAGTATCCGCACGTCGGCTCCGTGCTCTCGTTCCTGAAGGGGCCGAACGGGGACGTGCCCCCGCACGTCGTCATGCCCCGGCCCATCGGCAACACCGGCGGCAACATGCCCCACGGCCAGGACGCCGGGTTCCTCGGCAAGAGCTACGACCCCTTCGTGCTCGGCGCCGACCCCAGCGCCAAGGACTTCAAGGTCCCCGACCTGCTGCCCCCCGACTACGTCTCCGGGGTCCGGGAGTCCCGCCGCCGCTCGCTCCGGGACGCCATCGACGGCGCCACCCGGTCCTTCGAGGCGTCCGAGGACGCCCGGCTGCTCGACGAGAACTTCCAGCGGGCCTACGGCCTCATGTCCAGCAAGGAGGCCCGGGAGGCCTTCGCCCTGGACGCCGAGCCTGACGCGATGAAGGACCGCTACGGCCGCACCCGGTTCGGCCAGAGCTGCCTGCTGGCCCGTCGCCTGATCGAGCGCGGCACCCGGTTCGTCACCGTGAACATGTTCGAGACGGTCTTCAACGAGATCACGTGGGACATCCACGGCTCGGCCCCCTTCAGCCCGATCGACTGCTACAAGGACGAGGTCGGCCCGAACTTCGACACCGCCTACAGCGCCCTGATCTCCGACCTCTACGAGCGGGGGATGCTGGAGAACACCCTGGTCCTGGCCTTCGGCGAGTTCGGCCGGACCCCCAAGATCAACCCCGCCGGCGGCCGGGACCACCACCCCGCCTGCTGGTCGGTCCTCTTCGCCGGGGGCCCGGTCCGGGGGGGCACCGTGGTCGGCGCCTCCGACGAGATCGGCCACGCCCCGAAGGACCGCCCGGTGTCGACCGCCGAGGTCGCCGCCACCATCTTCGACGGCCTCGGCGTCGACCTGGGCACCGAGCTGCCCGGCCCCCAGGGCCGGCCGATCCGGGTGGTCGACCACGGCGTCGAGCCGATCCGGGAGCTGTTCTGA
- a CDS encoding phosphoribosylaminoimidazolesuccinocarboxamide synthase, whose product MLESNLEGLPKKSGKVRDVYDLGDRLLIVATDRISAFDHVLPTGIPDKGRVLTGLSAFWFGRLDVPNHLISTDPDSAGLDLTDADRSRLEGRVMVVRKAKVIPFECVVRGYLFGSAWKEYRTKGTVCAERLPTSLVEGARLDPPMFTPATKAEEGEHDENVTFEELAGELGPELAGRLRDLSVRLYREAAGHAFTKDLILADTKFEFGHDEQTGELLLIDEALTPDSSRYWPVDSYKPGVVPASIDKQFVRDWLESTDWDKRGTPPALPDEVVQKTREKYIQAYESLTERPFPWK is encoded by the coding sequence ATGCTGGAGAGCAACCTTGAGGGCCTGCCGAAGAAGTCGGGCAAGGTCCGGGACGTGTACGACCTGGGAGATCGCCTGCTGATCGTGGCCACCGACCGGATCAGCGCCTTCGACCACGTCCTCCCCACCGGCATCCCCGACAAGGGCCGAGTGCTGACCGGGCTCTCGGCCTTCTGGTTCGGGCGGCTCGACGTGCCCAATCACCTGATCTCGACCGACCCGGACTCCGCCGGGCTCGACCTGACCGACGCGGATCGGTCCCGGCTCGAAGGCCGGGTCATGGTGGTGAGGAAGGCGAAGGTGATCCCCTTCGAGTGCGTCGTCCGGGGCTACCTGTTCGGCAGCGCCTGGAAGGAGTACCGCACCAAGGGGACGGTGTGCGCCGAGCGGCTGCCGACGAGCCTGGTGGAGGGGGCCCGGCTCGACCCCCCCATGTTCACACCCGCCACCAAGGCCGAGGAGGGGGAGCACGACGAGAACGTCACCTTCGAGGAGCTGGCCGGCGAGCTCGGCCCCGAACTGGCCGGCCGGTTGCGGGACCTGAGCGTCCGGCTCTACCGGGAGGCCGCCGGGCACGCCTTCACCAAGGACCTGATCCTGGCGGACACCAAGTTCGAGTTCGGCCACGACGAGCAGACCGGCGAGCTGCTGCTGATCGACGAGGCGCTGACGCCGGACAGCTCCCGGTACTGGCCGGTCGATTCGTACAAGCCGGGCGTGGTGCCCGCGTCGATCGACAAGCAGTTCGTCCGGGACTGGCTCGAGTCGACCGACTGGGACAAGCGAGGGACGCCCCCCGCCCTGCCCGACGAGGTCGTCCAGAAGACGAGGGAGAAGTACATCCAGGCGTACGAGTCGCTGACCGAGCGGCCGTTCCCCTGGAAGTGA
- a CDS encoding S8 family peptidase, protein MLSMVRACVFVPAAVLMSAGSHAIHAAQDDKVQSSAVAFATNPEVLIRYEAGRSAEARRAAEEAGFEILEDYEPGLYLRTRPGPGTRSVAARAVAASSAEAVLRIEPNYIVSIPEPIGPRRPNPAAAASPRSPAAAPSTSAATPDDPRLAELWGMENIRAAIAWETGHESPVVVGVIDTGVDYTHEDLRDNIWVNPNETPGDGVDDDMNGIADDVHGARFDGGVGTGDPMDDNAHGTHCAGTIGAVGDNAVGVAGVNWKVRIMALKFLRANGSGTTDDAIRCIDYAVAQKRNGVDLRVLSNSWGGGGRSTLLEEAIARAEAEEILFVAAAGNSSQDNDRTDNYPSNYPLESIIAVASINVREEMSWFSSFGFETVDLAAPGGTLESEDADDILSTVPGNAYDFFAGTSMATPHVAGAVALAWAHPDHSGKSAAEMKELILDNARSIPSLSGRCVTGATLDLTFLGDGGPPPPETPDDLAYFGREAEQAGAFGLNSSTGSAIYMLGGTVYQSNLTFLGEEVTPDGHLGWVYREDYPFAPFDFLFTKDPIGLAPYHRVYARPAEEIGVPFGWMLDASRGEVLGVTDAGIRSERRRQLEEIRARSAERDADRP, encoded by the coding sequence ATGCTCAGCATGGTGCGAGCTTGCGTTTTCGTCCCGGCCGCGGTGTTGATGTCGGCCGGATCCCATGCCATCCACGCCGCGCAGGACGACAAGGTCCAAAGCTCGGCGGTGGCCTTTGCCACGAACCCCGAGGTCCTGATCCGCTATGAGGCCGGGAGATCGGCCGAAGCCCGACGGGCGGCGGAGGAGGCGGGTTTCGAGATCCTCGAGGACTACGAGCCGGGACTCTACCTGCGCACCAGGCCGGGCCCGGGTACCAGGAGCGTCGCCGCGCGGGCCGTCGCCGCGTCGTCCGCGGAGGCCGTGCTCCGGATCGAACCCAACTACATCGTGAGCATCCCGGAGCCGATCGGGCCCCGCAGGCCGAACCCGGCGGCGGCCGCGAGCCCGCGGTCGCCCGCCGCGGCCCCCTCGACCTCGGCGGCCACGCCCGACGACCCGAGGCTCGCCGAGTTGTGGGGGATGGAGAACATCCGGGCGGCGATCGCCTGGGAGACGGGACACGAGTCGCCCGTCGTCGTCGGCGTGATCGACACGGGGGTGGACTACACCCATGAGGACTTGAGGGACAACATCTGGGTGAATCCGAATGAGACGCCGGGCGACGGCGTCGACGACGACATGAACGGCATCGCCGACGACGTCCACGGCGCCAGGTTCGACGGCGGCGTCGGCACCGGCGACCCGATGGACGACAACGCCCACGGCACCCACTGCGCGGGCACGATCGGGGCGGTCGGCGACAACGCGGTGGGCGTGGCCGGCGTCAACTGGAAGGTCCGGATCATGGCCCTCAAGTTCCTGAGGGCGAACGGATCGGGGACCACCGATGATGCCATCCGGTGCATCGACTACGCCGTCGCCCAGAAGCGGAACGGCGTCGACCTCCGCGTCCTGAGCAACAGTTGGGGCGGCGGCGGCCGCTCCACCCTGCTGGAGGAGGCGATCGCCCGGGCCGAGGCGGAGGAGATCCTGTTCGTCGCCGCGGCCGGCAACTCCTCGCAGGACAACGACCGCACCGACAACTACCCCTCGAACTACCCGCTCGAGAGCATCATCGCCGTCGCCTCGATCAACGTGCGGGAGGAGATGTCGTGGTTCAGCAGTTTCGGCTTCGAGACGGTCGACCTGGCGGCGCCGGGGGGCACGCTCGAGTCGGAGGACGCGGACGACATCCTCAGCACCGTGCCCGGCAACGCGTACGACTTCTTCGCGGGCACGTCGATGGCGACCCCGCACGTCGCCGGGGCCGTCGCCCTCGCCTGGGCCCACCCGGACCACAGCGGCAAGTCGGCGGCGGAGATGAAGGAGCTGATCCTGGACAATGCCCGCTCGATCCCGTCGCTCTCGGGCAGGTGCGTGACCGGGGCGACGCTCGACCTCACGTTCCTGGGAGATGGCGGGCCGCCGCCGCCGGAGACGCCGGATGACCTCGCCTACTTCGGCCGGGAGGCCGAGCAAGCGGGTGCCTTCGGCCTGAATTCCTCGACCGGGAGCGCGATCTACATGCTCGGCGGGACGGTCTACCAGAGCAACCTGACGTTCCTGGGTGAGGAGGTCACCCCGGACGGACACCTGGGATGGGTCTACCGGGAGGATTACCCGTTCGCCCCGTTCGACTTCCTGTTCACCAAGGACCCGATCGGGCTGGCCCCCTACCACCGGGTCTACGCCCGGCCGGCGGAGGAGATCGGGGTGCCGTTCGGCTGGATGCTCGACGCCAGCCGGGGCGAGGTCCTCGGCGTGACGGACGCGGGGATCCGGTCCGAGCGGCGACGGCAGCTCGAGGAGATCCGGGCCCGGTCCGCGGAGCGCGACGCGGACCGGCCCTGA
- a CDS encoding class I SAM-dependent methyltransferase, producing MSHPATRSHDRELASAFDDQADRFERAPVQSDPDALARLVSAADLSPNALVLDSGCGPGLVAEALLEAGHRVVGVDLSHEMIDRARRRCERFGGNATFLLGSIHDPELSRFAPFDASVSRYVLHHIQDPLLFVVRQATLLRPGGVLVLSDHTTDPDPEARSWHQQVERLRDRTHTSNATPGELADLLTAAGLESVRMMEETFTLDFDEWFDRGSPQAPKDDVRGLVLSGPLAHGFRPQLRSDHRISIECWRATARGIKTGR from the coding sequence ATGAGCCACCCCGCAACCCGATCCCACGACCGGGAACTCGCCTCGGCCTTCGACGACCAGGCCGACCGCTTCGAGCGGGCCCCGGTCCAGTCCGACCCGGACGCCCTAGCCCGGCTCGTCTCCGCGGCCGACCTCTCGCCGAACGCCCTCGTGCTCGACTCCGGCTGCGGCCCCGGTCTGGTGGCCGAGGCCCTCCTGGAGGCCGGGCACCGCGTCGTCGGCGTGGATCTCTCCCACGAGATGATCGACCGCGCCCGGCGCCGCTGCGAGCGGTTCGGCGGGAATGCCACCTTCCTGCTCGGCTCGATCCACGACCCCGAGCTCTCCCGGTTCGCCCCCTTCGACGCCAGCGTTTCCCGATACGTCCTGCACCACATCCAGGATCCGCTGCTGTTCGTCGTCCGCCAGGCGACACTGCTCCGCCCCGGCGGCGTGCTGGTCCTCTCCGACCACACCACCGACCCCGACCCCGAGGCCAGATCCTGGCACCAGCAGGTCGAGCGCCTCAGGGACCGCACCCACACCTCCAACGCCACCCCCGGAGAGCTGGCCGACCTGCTCACCGCCGCCGGCCTGGAGTCGGTCCGGATGATGGAGGAGACCTTCACCCTCGACTTCGACGAGTGGTTCGACCGGGGCTCCCCCCAGGCCCCCAAGGACGACGTCCGCGGCCTCGTCCTCAGCGGCCCCCTCGCCCACGGCTTCCGCCCGCAGCTCCGGTCCGACCACCGCATCTCCATCGAGTGCTGGCGGGCCACCGCCCGGGGGATCAAGACCGGCCGCTGA